A genomic region of Brevibacillus sp. JNUCC-41 contains the following coding sequences:
- the metK gene encoding methionine adenosyltransferase codes for MSKKRLFTSESVTEGHPDKICDQISDSILDAILAKDANARVACETSVTTGLVLVAGEITTSAYVDIPRIVRDTIKGIGYTRAKYGFDAETCAVLSSIDEQSADIAAGVDKALEAREGNMSEEEIDAIGAGDQGLMFGFACNETEELMPLPISLAHKLSFRLAQVRKDETLAYLRPDGKTQVTVEYDENNVPVRVDTIVISTQHDAEITLEQIQADLKEHVIEAVVPAELIDADTKYFINPTGRFVIGGPQGDAGLTGRKIIVDTYGGYARHGGGAFSGKDATKVDRSAAYAARYVAKNIVAAGLADKAEVQLAYAIGVAEPVSISIDTFGTGTVSEEVLVDLVRANFDLRPAGIIKMLDLRRPIYKQTAAYGHFGRTDVDLPWERTDKAETLKAQA; via the coding sequence ATGTCAAAGAAACGTCTATTTACTTCTGAATCTGTTACAGAGGGCCATCCGGACAAAATTTGTGATCAGATTTCAGATTCCATTTTAGATGCTATCCTAGCTAAGGATGCAAATGCACGTGTTGCGTGTGAAACTAGCGTAACTACAGGTCTTGTACTTGTTGCCGGTGAAATTACAACCTCCGCTTACGTAGATATTCCGCGTATCGTTCGTGATACGATTAAAGGAATTGGCTACACACGTGCGAAATACGGTTTCGATGCTGAAACTTGTGCAGTGTTGAGTTCCATTGATGAGCAGTCTGCCGATATCGCAGCTGGTGTCGATAAAGCATTGGAAGCTCGTGAAGGAAACATGTCAGAGGAAGAAATCGATGCAATCGGTGCAGGGGACCAAGGTCTTATGTTCGGATTTGCTTGTAATGAAACAGAAGAGCTTATGCCGCTTCCGATTTCATTGGCGCATAAACTTTCATTCCGCTTGGCTCAAGTCCGTAAAGATGAAACTCTTGCTTACCTGCGCCCTGATGGTAAAACACAGGTAACTGTGGAATATGATGAAAATAACGTTCCTGTTCGTGTAGATACGATCGTTATCTCTACACAGCATGATGCAGAAATTACGCTTGAACAAATTCAAGCCGATCTAAAAGAACACGTGATCGAGGCAGTCGTTCCAGCTGAATTGATCGATGCCGATACTAAGTACTTCATCAACCCGACTGGCCGTTTCGTAATTGGCGGACCTCAAGGGGATGCTGGTCTTACTGGACGTAAAATCATCGTTGATACTTACGGCGGATACGCTCGCCACGGCGGCGGTGCATTCTCTGGTAAGGATGCTACTAAAGTTGACCGTTCTGCTGCATACGCTGCTCGTTATGTTGCGAAAAACATCGTGGCAGCCGGACTTGCCGACAAAGCGGAAGTTCAATTGGCCTACGCAATTGGTGTTGCAGAGCCAGTATCTATCTCAATTGATACGTTCGGAACTGGTACAGTTAGCGAAGAAGTCCTTGTTGACCTAGTTCGCGCTAACTTCGACCTTCGTCCAGCAGGTATCATCAAAATGCTTGACCTTCGTCGCCCGATCTACAAACAAACAGCTGCCTACGGACACTTTGGCCGTACAGATGTCGATCTTCCATGGGAACGCACGGACAAAGCAGAAACATTAAAAGCACAAGCGTAA
- the pckA gene encoding phosphoenolpyruvate carboxykinase (ATP): MNSVDVSNELHQLLTGNNVQTQLSVPQLVEKVLSRNEGVLTSTGAVKAETGKYTGRSPKDKYIVEEASVKDKIDWGPVNQPISEDVFNKLYNKVVDYLKAKEEIFVFKGFAGADESSRLPIRVVNEYAWHNLFAHTLFIRPNEEELRGHEAEFTILSAPNFKADPEVDGTTSETFIIVSFERRTILIGGTEYAGEMKKSIFSIMNYLLPEAGILPMHCSANVGREGDVALFFGLSGTGKTTLSADTSRKLIGDDEHGWSSNGVFNIEGGCYAKTINLSREKEPQIFDAIRFGAVLENVVVDPDTREANYDDSSLTENTRAAYQMQAIDNIVNPSIAGHPNTIIFLTADASGVLPPISKLSKEQAMFHFLSGYTSKLAGTERGVTSPEATFSTCFGSPFLPLPATRYAEMLGDKIDEHNAKVYLVNTGWTGGAYGTGSRMKLAYTRAMVQAALEGELANIETIKDDIFGLDIPLHVPGVPDEVLQPIKTWADPAAYKEAATDLAAQFRANFKKFKSVPSEIEELGGPTA, from the coding sequence ATGAATTCTGTAGACGTTTCTAATGAGTTACACCAATTATTAACAGGAAACAATGTGCAAACTCAACTTTCAGTTCCTCAATTGGTCGAAAAAGTATTAAGCAGAAATGAAGGCGTTCTAACATCCACCGGTGCGGTAAAAGCTGAAACTGGCAAATATACAGGTCGTTCACCTAAAGATAAATATATCGTTGAAGAAGCATCAGTTAAAGATAAAATCGATTGGGGTCCAGTGAACCAGCCAATTTCCGAAGATGTATTCAATAAACTATATAATAAAGTAGTTGACTACCTAAAAGCAAAAGAAGAGATTTTTGTTTTTAAAGGTTTCGCTGGTGCAGATGAATCATCACGTCTTCCGATCCGTGTTGTTAATGAATATGCTTGGCATAACCTTTTCGCCCATACTTTGTTCATCCGTCCAAACGAAGAGGAATTGAGAGGTCACGAAGCTGAATTCACAATCCTTTCTGCACCTAACTTCAAAGCAGACCCGGAAGTTGACGGAACTACATCCGAAACTTTCATCATCGTTTCATTTGAACGCCGTACCATCCTGATCGGCGGAACGGAATATGCAGGAGAAATGAAAAAATCGATCTTCTCGATCATGAACTACTTACTTCCAGAGGCTGGAATACTTCCAATGCATTGCTCTGCAAACGTAGGACGTGAAGGGGACGTCGCTTTATTCTTCGGTCTGTCCGGTACAGGCAAAACGACTTTGTCTGCAGACACGAGCCGTAAACTGATTGGCGATGACGAGCACGGCTGGTCTTCTAACGGCGTATTCAACATCGAAGGCGGCTGCTATGCGAAAACAATCAACCTTTCACGTGAAAAAGAACCACAAATTTTCGATGCGATCCGTTTCGGTGCCGTACTGGAAAATGTTGTTGTTGATCCGGATACACGCGAAGCGAACTATGATGACAGTTCATTGACTGAAAACACTCGTGCTGCTTACCAAATGCAAGCGATCGATAACATCGTGAACCCAAGTATTGCAGGACATCCAAATACAATCATTTTCTTGACAGCTGATGCTTCAGGCGTTTTGCCTCCAATCAGCAAGCTTTCCAAAGAACAGGCAATGTTCCACTTCCTAAGCGGATACACTAGTAAATTGGCTGGTACTGAAAGAGGCGTAACTTCACCGGAAGCTACATTCTCCACTTGCTTCGGTTCACCATTCTTACCGCTTCCAGCTACACGCTATGCCGAGATGCTTGGTGATAAAATCGACGAGCACAATGCAAAGGTATACCTTGTCAACACTGGATGGACTGGCGGTGCATATGGAACTGGAAGCCGTATGAAACTGGCTTACACCCGTGCAATGGTACAAGCTGCACTTGAAGGTGAATTAGCGAACATCGAAACGATCAAAGATGATATCTTCGGTTTGGATATCCCGCTTCATGTTCCTGGTGTTCCTGATGAAGTGCTTCAACCAATCAAGACTTGGGCAGATCCTGCAGCCTATAAAGAAGCAGCAACAGACCTTGCCGCTCAATTCCGTGCAAACTTCAAGAAATTCAAAAGCGTTCCAAGTGAAATCGAAGAACTTGGCGGACCGACAGCTTAA
- a CDS encoding nucleotide sugar dehydrogenase, translating into MKLCTIGLGYIGLPTSLMFAKHGVDVVGVDIHPEIISNLNSGRLHIEEPGLGEVLQEVLISNKFRAALSPEHADVFIIAVPTPNKKDIHQSCDLTHVMDATSNILPFIKKGNVIIIESTIAPRSMDDHIKPLIERTGLTIGKDIFLVHCPERVLPGRILEELVHNNRIVGGITETCSYKGSLVYKTFVQGEIIQTDAKTAEMSKLMENTFRDVNIALANELTKICFELDINVLDVISMANKHPRVNIHQPGPGVGGHCLAVDPYFIVAKAPEYARIIKLARDTNVSMPYYIVNSVRMMLEGIRNPKVAVFGLAYKGNVDDIRESPAIDVVNILMGMDNMDVALHDPHVQSGKMPVVSVEDAVNDADLILVLTDHDEFKRMDYDKLSDLMSNKLILDTRNCIDATKTEVPVANLGNIYEYKTMSMKKARNKAII; encoded by the coding sequence ATGAAACTTTGTACAATCGGACTTGGTTATATAGGACTTCCAACTTCTTTAATGTTTGCGAAACACGGTGTCGATGTTGTCGGCGTGGATATCCATCCTGAGATTATTTCCAATTTGAATAGCGGCAGGCTCCATATCGAAGAACCAGGTTTGGGAGAGGTATTGCAAGAAGTGCTTATTTCCAATAAGTTCAGAGCTGCGTTAAGCCCGGAACATGCGGATGTTTTCATTATCGCGGTGCCTACACCAAATAAAAAGGACATACATCAATCTTGTGATTTAACTCATGTCATGGATGCAACCTCCAACATTCTTCCTTTTATCAAAAAAGGGAATGTCATCATTATCGAATCGACGATAGCGCCGAGAAGCATGGATGATCATATTAAACCGCTGATCGAGAGGACGGGCCTTACCATCGGAAAAGACATTTTCCTCGTTCATTGTCCGGAACGTGTTTTACCTGGAAGGATTCTTGAAGAGTTGGTCCATAATAACCGTATCGTCGGAGGCATCACGGAAACATGCTCATATAAAGGAAGTCTTGTTTATAAAACCTTCGTTCAAGGGGAAATCATTCAGACGGATGCGAAAACGGCTGAAATGTCCAAACTGATGGAAAACACCTTCAGGGATGTCAATATCGCCCTTGCGAATGAGCTGACGAAAATCTGTTTCGAGCTTGACATCAATGTTTTGGATGTCATATCGATGGCAAACAAACACCCTCGTGTGAATATACACCAACCTGGGCCTGGCGTTGGCGGCCATTGTTTGGCGGTCGATCCATATTTCATCGTTGCAAAGGCACCAGAGTATGCGAGAATCATTAAATTGGCCCGTGATACCAACGTATCGATGCCTTATTATATCGTTAATTCCGTAAGGATGATGCTAGAGGGGATCCGGAATCCAAAAGTAGCTGTTTTCGGTCTTGCATACAAAGGAAATGTAGATGATATTCGAGAAAGTCCCGCCATTGATGTCGTCAATATCTTGATGGGGATGGACAACATGGATGTAGCCTTGCATGACCCGCATGTCCAATCCGGAAAGATGCCAGTCGTATCTGTCGAAGACGCTGTAAATGATGCCGACTTGATACTTGTCCTGACTGACCATGATGAATTTAAACGGATGGACTATGATAAGCTATCGGATCTCATGAGCAATAAATTGATTTTGGATACACGCAATTGCATTGATGCAACTAAAACAGAAGTCCCGGTGGCCAACCTGGGCAATATATATGAATACAAAACGATGTCCATGAAAAAAGCCAGGAATAAAGCGATCATCTAA